The sequence below is a genomic window from Aureispira sp. CCB-E.
ACCCCCTTCAGTTGTAATCGCTGCGTTCTTGTGTTCAGGGTATTTGAATAAAAATGTATACTCTTGCATAACTACATAACCTAAAGACCTCCGTTTGGACGCAAAAGAGGCTGGGGGGAAATCCTTTTCCAAGAACCTCTTTCTTGTTGATATTAGCTATTTATAAATTTGCTTTTTCTCCAAATTACCAGAAAGCACTTTTAAGCAATCTGCACACAAACAATCTTGATAATTAACTTGCAATCTAGCAATTAGTTCTGGTGTTAATGAAACATTTGAGCAATGGCAGTTTTTAATATCTGTAGCATTGCACACAAATTTATTTTGGCACTTGGCGCAAGTTTTTTCCATGGTGTAGAATATTTAAGAGGAAACCTAACCATCCATAAAATCAATAGTCTGCTAAGAACCTTGAAATTAATTGAGGCTAGCAGACTATCGACTTTGGAATAATTACAGGGTGTTTAATCCTATTGAGTAATAATTTTAGTAGTAGGCAATGCTTTTTTTAGCGGTACCAAAACTTGTTGATCAAATTCGGCATTGGTAAGAACAATTTTTTTTGCGCGTATCATAGGAATTTCGTTAGGAAAATTAACCAATTTAGAAGCAGTTAAATTTAACTCTTCTAATTGCAAGGGCGCAATATTGACCAATGTGGTTCCTATATCCAAAGTTGGAATTTTAGCCAAAGAAAGTATCTCTAATTGTGTCAAGTTTTTGATAGCGTCAGGAATATACTGAACAGCAGTTCCATTTAAACTAAGTGTTTTTAGCTGGGAAATATCTTTGATAGACTCTGGTAAAACGTCTAAACTATCATTATTTTCTAAATATAGATGCTCTAAGTTTTTTAGTGCCGACAGATCTTCGGGAAGATTTTTTAATGCCGTTTGGTTTAGCTTGAGTGTTTTTAGCGCAGGCAATTTTGCAAGGGTTGCCCAAAACTCATTTTGATACAATTGCTGCATACCTGATAAATCCAAAAACTCTACCTTTGTTAGAGTGGAGAGGTTCGTTGTTTTTACGTCTTCAATATTGGCACTTAAATCTAGGTAGCGCAAGGTTCTTAAATTACCAACATTAAAACCTAGTTTTGTCAACTCACTTCCACCAACATCGAGCACTTCTAAATATTTTAATTTGCGCAAATTTTCAGGAAGGCTAGCCAATGGATTATTGTGTACTTCTAGAACCTGCAATTCCGCAATTGCATTGATCCCGCTAGGCAGTGCTGTCAACTGGTTG
It includes:
- a CDS encoding cysteine-rich CWC family protein: MEKTCAKCQNKFVCNATDIKNCHCSNVSLTPELIARLQVNYQDCLCADCLKVLSGNLEKKQIYK